Proteins encoded in a region of the Methanobrevibacter millerae genome:
- a CDS encoding malate dehydrogenase, with product MVKVSILGATGVIGKNVAFTLARADTVDEIVLFSRPQSVDKAKGETFDMYDALAAEDIDCRLTPSCNYEDINDSDIVLITAGTPRQEGMTRMDLAIPNAEIVRNYAEKIAIHAPDSIILIATNPVDVMTTIALEASGFDKTKVIGIGNHLDSLRLKAYFANQININSSEVHTRVVGEHGDHMVPLLSSTTIGGIPLKYFIQSVDMDVPRLIKRLRKAGNTIISKKGATEYGPSYAISNLISTIITDSHKILTVTTYLNGEIAGVSGVSLGVPVVLSKKGIAMIVPIHMNDYEQKKFKDAAEIVREATEEVKNSFNYH from the coding sequence ATGGTAAAAGTAAGTATATTAGGTGCAACTGGTGTAATAGGGAAAAATGTTGCATTCACTTTAGCAAGGGCTGATACTGTAGATGAAATAGTATTGTTTTCAAGGCCTCAAAGTGTAGATAAGGCTAAGGGTGAAACATTTGACATGTATGATGCATTGGCTGCAGAAGACATTGACTGTAGATTAACTCCATCATGTAACTATGAGGATATTAATGATTCTGATATTGTACTGATTACTGCAGGAACTCCAAGACAGGAAGGAATGACTAGAATGGATTTAGCTATTCCGAATGCGGAAATTGTAAGAAACTATGCTGAAAAGATTGCTATTCATGCTCCGGATTCCATTATTTTAATAGCTACCAATCCTGTTGACGTGATGACAACAATTGCTCTTGAAGCATCAGGATTTGATAAGACTAAAGTAATTGGAATAGGCAATCACTTGGATTCACTAAGGCTGAAGGCCTATTTTGCAAATCAGATTAACATCAACAGTTCAGAAGTCCATACGAGGGTAGTTGGTGAACATGGTGATCATATGGTTCCGTTGTTAAGCTCAACTACTATTGGTGGTATTCCATTGAAATATTTCATCCAGTCTGTTGATATGGATGTTCCAAGACTCATAAAAAGACTTAGAAAAGCAGGAAATACCATCATATCCAAAAAGGGAGCAACTGAATATGGTCCTTCATATGCTATTTCAAACCTGATTTCAACTATAATAACTGACAGCCATAAGATTTTGACAGTCACTACATATTTGAACGGTGAGATTGCAGGTGTCAGTGGAGTATCATTGGGTGTACCTGTTGTTTTGTCCAAAAAAGGTATTGCAATGATTGTACCTATTCATATGAATGATTATGAGCAGAAAAAATTCAAAGATGCTGCAGAGATTGTTCGTGAAGCTACAGAAGAAGTTAAAAACAGTTTCAACTATCACTGA
- a CDS encoding DUF2193 domain-containing protein → MKELYEKMINESMAAQRADVGVISENRYKDFKVTDAKAYADAVSNMKALDNQAESVIKLHKNSVASHYKVLTSVTETIRPEDDPFIEHYQTPPVLEILCEEDGEFADSVDKFIDAIADNEALISRESIRRYGGFYGPTCVVDFALMPGSTTNVVNQILAKMDISNMHKQAILSAKSWGMNTSYGVGDAFANAIEDGLTAAEATQKEIETLQMVYREPIEAQGTLMDDADHSSFDVRKYMNGYKKEMTATVKAAMDDGVHYGNIVTVPAYCVGDIGHHIGQASYNMVKDDVTLNIIKATTDVIEATLRSNLDNYKTPANVLNLATGSSACATEYILELDGFNAPMVVDLLNKRFHNYVQQYPRRGAAAELHNCDFMDMIYRGFGAISDARKARSSEKIDLVPKINGFAVDLSPIAENEVIMNPQRYTYPACAITVRFSSLMRLADYPCLLTSEPITATMMTNIIALNKESAGSPARGCKNCASATLVDGKHEYCQWREAI, encoded by the coding sequence ATGAAAGAATTATATGAAAAAATGATTAATGAATCAATGGCTGCTCAAAGAGCAGATGTTGGAGTAATATCTGAAAACAGATACAAAGACTTTAAAGTCACTGATGCAAAGGCTTATGCTGATGCAGTATCTAATATGAAAGCACTTGACAATCAAGCAGAAAGTGTAATTAAATTACACAAAAATTCTGTTGCAAGTCACTACAAGGTTTTAACTTCCGTTACCGAAACCATCCGTCCTGAAGACGATCCATTCATTGAACACTATCAGACACCGCCGGTTCTAGAAATCCTATGTGAAGAGGATGGCGAATTTGCAGACAGTGTTGATAAGTTCATAGATGCAATTGCAGATAACGAAGCATTGATTTCAAGAGAATCAATCAGAAGATATGGCGGATTCTATGGTCCGACCTGTGTGGTTGACTTTGCTTTGATGCCTGGAAGCACAACCAATGTTGTCAATCAGATTTTGGCAAAAATGGACATTTCAAATATGCACAAGCAGGCAATATTATCTGCTAAATCATGGGGTATGAACACATCATATGGTGTAGGTGATGCATTTGCAAATGCAATCGAAGACGGATTGACAGCAGCTGAAGCAACTCAAAAGGAAATTGAAACACTGCAAATGGTCTATCGCGAACCTATCGAAGCCCAGGGAACATTGATGGATGATGCAGACCACTCCTCCTTTGATGTAAGAAAATACATGAACGGGTATAAAAAGGAAATGACTGCAACCGTTAAGGCTGCAATGGATGATGGAGTCCACTACGGTAATATAGTAACCGTTCCTGCATACTGTGTTGGGGACATTGGACACCACATCGGTCAGGCAAGCTATAATATGGTTAAGGATGATGTAACTTTAAACATCATTAAGGCTACAACAGATGTTATTGAAGCAACACTTAGAAGTAATCTGGATAACTATAAGACTCCTGCAAATGTATTGAATCTTGCAACAGGTTCTTCTGCATGTGCAACAGAATACATTTTGGAATTGGATGGATTCAATGCACCTATGGTAGTGGACTTACTAAACAAAAGATTCCACAACTATGTACAGCAATATCCAAGAAGAGGTGCTGCTGCAGAACTGCACAACTGTGATTTTATGGATATGATTTACAGAGGATTCGGAGCTATAAGCGATGCAAGAAAAGCAAGATCCAGTGAAAAAATTGACTTGGTACCAAAAATCAACGGATTTGCAGTTGACTTAAGTCCAATAGCAGAAAATGAAGTAATCATGAATCCGCAAAGATACACATATCCTGCATGTGCAATAACTGTCAGATTCTCATCTCTCATGAGATTGGCTGATTATCCATGTCTGCTTACATCAGAACCTATCACTGCTACAATGATGACCAATATCATTGCACTCAATAAGGAATCTGCAGGTTCACCTGCCAGAGGATGTAAAAACTGTGCATCTGCAACATTAGTTGATGGAAAACATGAATACTGTCAATGGAGAGAAGCTATTTAG
- a CDS encoding MIP/aquaporin family protein, translated as MASCNIEKKFLAELLGTFFLVFFGTGSAVVTLLIADSIHPGNAGIGILGGLGDWIAISLAFGLTVMACIYLFGKISGAHLNPAVTVGLLVSKNISLVDSIYYIVAQVIGACLGSLALFLCLGSGAVTIGALGATAPGLGVGYWQAMFAEFIGTFFLVLVVMGVAVDKKAEPGFAGLSIGMTVTAVIVVLGAFTGASINPARTFGPYLMDMLLGGANLWAYYPIYLIGPIVGGILAALVYNFIAKGNDACALPQPFYDDE; from the coding sequence ATGGCTTCTTGTAATATTGAAAAAAAGTTTCTGGCTGAATTGCTGGGAACTTTTTTCCTGGTTTTTTTCGGAACAGGATCTGCTGTTGTAACCTTGCTGATTGCAGATAGCATTCATCCGGGAAATGCGGGAATAGGTATTTTAGGTGGTCTTGGTGATTGGATTGCAATTTCTCTTGCATTCGGTTTGACTGTGATGGCATGTATTTATCTGTTCGGTAAGATATCTGGTGCACACCTAAACCCTGCAGTGACTGTTGGTTTGCTTGTAAGCAAAAATATTTCCCTTGTTGACAGCATCTACTATATTGTTGCTCAAGTAATTGGAGCATGTTTGGGCAGTTTGGCATTGTTCCTATGTCTTGGAAGCGGTGCTGTAACTATCGGAGCATTAGGAGCTACCGCACCGGGATTAGGTGTTGGATACTGGCAGGCCATGTTTGCTGAATTTATCGGAACATTCTTCCTTGTATTGGTTGTAATGGGTGTTGCTGTTGACAAAAAAGCGGAACCAGGTTTTGCAGGTCTTTCAATCGGTATGACAGTAACAGCAGTAATTGTAGTTTTAGGAGCATTCACTGGTGCATCAATAAATCCTGCACGTACATTTGGTCCTTATTTAATGGATATGTTGCTTGGCGGAGCAAATCTCTGGGCATACTATCCAATCTATTTAATCGGACCAATTGTTGGTGGTATTTTAGCTGCTTTAGTATATAATTTCATTGCTAAAGGAAATGATGCATGTGCACTGCCACAACCATTCTATGATGATGAATAA
- a CDS encoding stage II sporulation protein M translates to MNIKYEIKEAFVENRKIFLILIVIFAIAFILGDISTDEIASVLMPMLKDAMLKGNVTSVDAFNIMIHNETAALITLIGSIFFAIYAFIAIFLNGFVVGFMAGYTIHSTYDLVMYIALIVPHGILEIPAFFCSCTSGILLFTFIFKVLRDKIRKNTFSEAYQNNKKTLKHVAVLFLVAVALFAIAALIEGFITPQIGNIVSQQMGGANLLK, encoded by the coding sequence ATGAATATTAAATATGAAATTAAAGAAGCCTTTGTTGAAAACAGGAAAATATTTCTAATACTTATAGTAATTTTTGCAATAGCATTCATATTAGGAGATATTTCTACAGATGAAATTGCATCAGTTCTAATGCCTATGCTAAAGGATGCCATGCTTAAGGGAAACGTGACTTCCGTCGATGCATTTAACATAATGATTCACAATGAAACAGCAGCATTAATCACACTAATCGGATCCATATTTTTTGCAATATATGCATTCATAGCAATATTTCTCAACGGTTTTGTGGTAGGATTCATGGCAGGCTATACCATACACTCAACATATGACCTTGTAATGTATATAGCATTGATTGTCCCGCATGGAATACTTGAAATTCCGGCATTTTTCTGCAGCTGTACAAGCGGAATACTGTTATTCACATTCATTTTTAAAGTATTAAGAGATAAAATCCGCAAAAACACTTTCAGTGAAGCTTATCAAAACAACAAAAAGACATTAAAACATGTTGCAGTATTATTTTTGGTTGCAGTGGCATTATTTGCAATAGCTGCATTAATTGAAGGATTTATAACTCCCCAAATAGGAAATATTGTCTCACAGCAGATGGGTGGAGCTAATTTGTTGAAATAA